The Bombus huntii isolate Logan2020A chromosome 6, iyBomHunt1.1, whole genome shotgun sequence genome window below encodes:
- the LOC126866639 gene encoding uncharacterized protein LOC126866639 isoform X2 — MHGLIFYHGTWKRWKLDQGNHPCRTEISNFVIVDSSTYPFLNDDISYFSFFRSFATSRLATYLRSLLIDRGGKNTFLEETGDLVLFRRKPDVLEYLDLCTDPPLRLPASSCHSRMQSQSACDCYCKTRVPIARQREEIQYARSGIRGSRSSVRRTETARSARKVTLTAAKAVNDEQLDSKRSSATVSDSPVLSPETTAILENVEKLMKDAQIQMKEISLSATCGRLQKCTDVHPDEAAFDDENDQLLYIRERVAYKFQEANGWIDEGSSDRRPGREQRDAIKAKRTVDLTAPKFQTSDDRYEEFSRRRKRYVQRFGLSSSCPAPEDDERRDEHRITRPPPEDTRRDDKRANAFSVRMGPSVNIKGDLVTQSLASIRISPDPSFVQESRNVATYVVRRDFRGKDGSPRKREKVVRIAEDGESRTKGKSKRASWKDRVESGDGSDAARVPGKSETVAAEGSCDGLAKDEKLDDKLDDKLDEKLDEKLGDVRETTTKDLESEGNLESTDRDDEVALKEDFRETIGDNSNDESESEIIEEGTDDSAMKISARGNQKQVRFDERVSQRKESPGEEIVEDGSPSRAKNHESLVESQNTEGADAICEENSKTPSTFVERLESRRASNDQSERLKAPSRKLRTNDEQVPLSSKQVEEMRKTDNRRRKEVCEKRRTEEDERYKAIDKRFADIVQTYCDRDEKQAGNYAEDNVSSSSAILTEDSEESDDLCNLYEPSVDELDQVLLSYDKIIESVVRSTKTIDRFLSRPELDEYRAQDTTRGKADGKYTADTVAINSAKIATVETDGAGNLSKQITADLADRFHARAKHSALSKIKKNSTIRSGKFAKRNATIELENWEFDRSAEMQVEERRDRTKSTIEDKRLLTRNKANANEERQLDRIERTKATTCLKSPVSKRNEDGSRRRCIAPKVSDKFTARIFATNSRTKDGTSPPRRRTSNEETTGSSEDNSRNYETTTNGTNEARDIFPRKTRLFRIVNDSSSLTASSIWPQSSSTDTKSANDTKMSQETCRSTTMKDESRDERATILRINALQSKEGEVQRGNFDDTTLRNIVRPAVLKDVAAEEKMEANLMALAVREETRFVEDKIKSMLKVNEIVPLMAKSLLQSLKNDEAGRGNSRSLVSGKSSIYNAVSNDVRMVGATKSDDESEKRDSQVEHARLETNTNEEIIEKDISIKDKSERDHAVLNESIPNTEDRSSLKCNLDVSRNEHSADKIDGDIGLAEDVKISGGIDNTKKDSEKNDENSISKNDANLRIEVSEKENKTSTRTASNIIREPIGSKECHVAETLRNNLLRDIDERMNLHDNEAAVKDINETWLKTNDDEDAKRDDLETWNKRSVSSNDAVGELREEKSVELCSQKNSGKNEQFDNNISQGLSSDSLRDCASLRSSSRNLSKTSSNNTKLSQEANKFEQMETSNAIADKISDINNSHFDSLFEKKNILSDVYDGMDKKFFSSTCLDGNINYSSLLNQRQRLSNGTSTISTIESNKMEISDTSHSEGELYMPSSGSYSLGEVRMLTKIRSDGENTDDFDNNVAIFVTKEMLTSWNESSKSLIQSMGEI, encoded by the exons ATGCATGGTTTGATTTTCTATCACGGAACGTGGAAGAGGTGGAAGCTCGACCAGGGCAACCACCCTTGTCGCACAGAAATCAGTAACTTTGTTATCGTCGATTCTTCGACTTACCCGTTTTTAAACGacgatatttcttatttttccttctttcgttCCTTCGCAACGTCGCGACTCGCAACGTACTTACGTTCTCTCTTAATCGATAGAGGGGGCAAGAATACTTTTCTCGAAGAAACAGGAGATTTGGTATTATTTAG GAGGAAGCCTGACGTTTTAGAGTACTTGGACCTTTGCACGGATCCACCTCTTCGTTTGCCCGCCTCTTCTTGCCACTCGAGAATGCAGTCACAGTCGGCGTGCGATTGTTATTGCAAAACTCGCGTGCCGATAGCGCgacaaagagaagaaattcAATACGCAAGAAGCGGCATCAGAGGGTCGAGAAGCTCTGTTCGTCGAACAGAAACGGCGAGAAGCGCGAGGAAAGTTACATTAACAGCGGCGAAAGCGGTCAACGATGAACAG CTCGATAGCAAGAGATCCAGCGCAACTGTTTCGGATTCGCCGGTGCTTAGTCCGGAAACAACGGCCATTCTCGAGAACGTAGAAAAGTTGATGAAGGACGCGCAGATCCAAATGAAGGAGATAAGTTTGTCCGCTACGTGCGGTCGCCTTCAAAAATGCACAGACGT ACATCCGGACGAGGCGGCGTTCGACGACGAGAACGATCAACTGTTGTACATCCGTGAACGAGTGGCTTACAAGTTTCAAGAAGCGAACGGCTGGATCGACGAGGGATCCAGCGATCGTCGACCTGGTCGTGAGCAACGCGACGCGATCAAAGCCAAGAGGACGGTCGATCTAACGGCGCCTAAATTTCAAACTTCCGACGATCGTTACGAGGAATTCTCGCGACGAAGGAAGCGGTACGTTCAAAGATTCGGACTTTCCTCTTCGTGTCCCGCGCCCGAGGACGACGAGCGCAGAGACGAACATCGTATTACGCGTCCTCCGCCAGAGGACACGCGGAGAGACGACAAGAGGGCGAACGCGTTCTCGGTGCGGATGGGCCCTTCGGTGAATATCAAGGGAGACCTGGTCACCCAAAGCTTGGCAAGCATTCGCATCTCACCGGATCCGTCGTTCGTGCAAGAAAGTCGCAACGTCGCCACTTACGTGGTTCGTCGTGACTTTCGCGGCAAGGACGGCTCTCcgagaaagagggagaaagtCGTAAGAATAGCGGAGGATGGCGAAAGTAGGACGAAGGGGAAATCGAAGAGGGCGAGTTGGAAAGACCGCGTGGAGAGTGGCGATGGATCGGACGCGGCGCGCGTTCCTGGGAAATCGGAAACAGTTGCGGCAGAGGGATCCTGCGATGGTTTGGCGAAGGACGAAAAATTGGACGATAAACTGGACGATAAACTGGACGAAAAATTGGACGAAAAATTGGGCGATGTGCGCGAAACGACAACGAAGGATCTCGAGAGCGAGGGGAACCTGGAGTCGACGGATCGCGACGACGAGGTCGCGTTGAAGGAAGATTTCAGAGAAACGATCGGGGACAATTCGAACGACGAATCCGAGAGTGAAATTATCGAGGAAGGGACGGACGATTCGGCGATGAAGATATCGGCAAGGGGCAACCAGAAGCAAGTGAGATTCGACGAGCGAGTCTCGCAGAGGAAGGAATCCCCTGGAGAGGAAATAGTCGAGGACGGGAGTCCATCGCGAGCGAAGAATCACGAAAGTCTCGTCGAGTCGCAAAATACGGAAGGAGCGGATGCAATTTGCGAGGAGAATTCGAAAACACCGTCGACGTTCGTCGAACGTTTGGAAAGCCGACGAGCTTCGAACGATCAATCCGAACGACTCAAAGCCCCTTCGAGGAAACTTCGAACAAACGACGAGCAGGTTCCGTTATCGAGCAAGCAGGTGGAAGAAATGCGCAAGACCGATAATAGAAGACGCAAGGAGGTTTGCGAGAAGCGAAGAACGGAGGAGGATGAGCGCTATAAGGCGATAGATAAACGTTTCGCAGACATCGTTCAAACATATTGCGACAGAGACGAGAAACAAGCGGGGAATTACGCGGAGGACAACGTTTCGTCGTCGAGCGCGATCTTAACGGAAGATAGCGAGGAATCGGACGATCTTTGCAATTTGTACGAACCTTCCGTGGACGAGCTGGACCAGGTGTTGCTTTCGTACGATAAGATAATCGAGAGCGTCGTTCGATCGACGAAAACGATAGACAGGTTTCTTTCGCGACCGGAGCTCGACGAATATCGCGCGCAAGATACGACGAGAGGAAAAGCCGACGGGAAATACACCGCTGATACGGTTGCGATAAACAGCGCGAAGATCGCAACGGTGGAAACCGATGGAGCGGGAAATTTATCGAAACAAATTACGGCTGATCTGGCTGATCGGTTTCACGCGCGCGCTAAACACAGCGCGCTAtcgaaaataaagaagaactCGACGATTAGGTCGGGGAAATTTGCAAAGCGGAATGCAACGATTGAATTGGAAAATTGGGAATTCGATCGGAGTGCAGAGATGCAGGTGGAAGAACGTCGAGATCGGACGAAATCGACGATCGAAGATAAACGATTGCTAACGAGGAATAAAGCGAACGCGAACGAAGAACGCCAGCTTGATAggatcgaacgaacgaaagcTACAACGTGTTTAAAGTCGCCCGTATCGAAGAGAAACGAGGATGGTTCGAGGAGAAGGTGTATCGCGCCGAAGGTCTCGGACAAATTTACGGCGCGAATTTTCGCAACGAACTCGAGGACGAAGGATGGAACGTCTCCTCCTCGGAGGAGAACGTCGAACGAAGAAACCACCGGCTCGAGCGAAGATAACAGCAGGAATTACGAAACGACGACAAACGGTACCAACGAGGCGAGAGACATTTTTCCTCGTAAAACGCGTTTATTTCGAATCGTGAACGATAGCTCGAGCTTGACCGCCTCTTCGATCTGGCCGCAGTCTTCGAGCACGGATACGAAGAGCGCGAACGATACGAAGATGTCGCAAGAGACGTGCAGGTCAACGACGATGAAAGACGAGTCTCGCGACGAGAGGGCCACGATTCTCAGGATAAACGCGCTGCAATCGAAGGAAGGAGAGGTCCAGAGAGGTAATTTCGACGACACGACGTTGCGCAATATCGTTCGCCCCGCTGTCTTAAAGGATGTCGCAGCGGAAGAGAAGATGGAGGCAAACTTGATGGCGCTCGCTGTTCGAGAAGAAACACGCTTCgtagaagataaaataaagaGCATGCTGAAGGTAAACGAGATAGTACCTCTGATGGCGAAGAGCTTGTTGCAGAGTTTGAAGAACGACGAGGCCGGTCGTGGAAACTCGCGGTCGCTAGTTTCCGGCAAATCGTCGATATACAACGCGGTTTCGAACGACGTTCGTATGGTCGGAGCGACGAAATCGGATGACGAGTCTGAGAAACGAGATTCGCAAGTGGAACACGCGCGGCTTGAAACCAACACGAACGAAGAAATTATCGAAAAAGATATTTCGATAAAGGATAAATCTGAACGCGACCACGCTGTTCTTAACGAGTCGATTCCTAACACCGAGGACCGATCGTCTTTAAAATGTAACCTTGATGTATCGAGAAACGAACATTCTGCAGATAAAATAGACGGCGATATCGGGTTGGCGGAAGACGTTAAAATAAGCGGTGGAATTGATAATACGAAAAAAGATTCTGAAAAGAATGACGAGAATAGTATCTCGAAGAACGATGCGAATTTGCGGATAGAAGTAAGcgagaaagaaaacaaaacCTCTACGAGAACTGCGTCTAATATTATTCGCGAGCCAATCGGGAGCAAAGAATGCCACGTTGCTGAAACTTTAAGGAATAATCTGCTGCGGGATATCGATGAAAGAATGAATTTACACGACAATGAGGCAGCTGTGAAGGATATTAACGAAACTTGGCTGAAAACGAACGACGACGAAGATGCGAAGCGTGACGACCTTGAAACTTGGAACAAAAGATCGGTATCTTCGAACGATGCGGTTGGTGAATTGAGAGAAGAGAAATCTGTAGAATTATGTTCGCAGAAAAATTCAGGCAAAAACGAACAGtttgataataatatttcgCAGGGTTTATCGTCTGATTCTTTGCGCGATTGCGCGTCTCTTCGATCTTCCTCGAGGAACCTTTCGAAAACTTCATCGAATAATACGAAACTTTCACAGGAGGCGAATAAATTCGAGCAGATGGAAACGAGCAACGCGATTGCTGATAAAATAAGCGATATAAATAACTCGCATTTCGATAGCTTATTCGagaaaaagaacattttatcCGATGTGTATGACGGAATGGACAAAAAGTTCTTCTCTTCTACGTGTCTTGATGGCAATATCAATTATTCAAGTTTACTCAATCAACGACAGAG GCTTTCTAATGGCACGTCTACGATATCAACGATAGAATCGAACAAG ATGGAAATTTCGGATACTTCACACTCCGAAGGGGAACTATACATGCCAAGTTCCGGTTCATATTCTCTCGGAGAAGTTCGAATGTTGACAAAGATTCGATCAGATGGCGAAAACACCGATGATTTCGATAATAACGTCGCGATTTTCGTTACGAAAGAGATGTTGACTTCTTGGAACGAATCTTCAAag TCTCTCATACAGAGCATGggagaaatttaa
- the LOC126866639 gene encoding uncharacterized protein LOC126866639 isoform X1, whose protein sequence is MSHDNRNVSSIGKSLNFVNNKRLCPITSQQTSSTKMLIKNKRRGKWTNSSTAKYQHTINIPVQDEIIKIKEVESKEYTESIDNKSYEDIIDDDPITVLRKEIQDWRINELLTSRTEERLTGTPSEQRSYNYITSGETTKRQQSPNNVSRVSTMRVDFSAATRKPDVLEYLDLCTDPPLRLPASSCHSRMQSQSACDCYCKTRVPIARQREEIQYARSGIRGSRSSVRRTETARSARKVTLTAAKAVNDEQLDSKRSSATVSDSPVLSPETTAILENVEKLMKDAQIQMKEISLSATCGRLQKCTDVHPDEAAFDDENDQLLYIRERVAYKFQEANGWIDEGSSDRRPGREQRDAIKAKRTVDLTAPKFQTSDDRYEEFSRRRKRYVQRFGLSSSCPAPEDDERRDEHRITRPPPEDTRRDDKRANAFSVRMGPSVNIKGDLVTQSLASIRISPDPSFVQESRNVATYVVRRDFRGKDGSPRKREKVVRIAEDGESRTKGKSKRASWKDRVESGDGSDAARVPGKSETVAAEGSCDGLAKDEKLDDKLDDKLDEKLDEKLGDVRETTTKDLESEGNLESTDRDDEVALKEDFRETIGDNSNDESESEIIEEGTDDSAMKISARGNQKQVRFDERVSQRKESPGEEIVEDGSPSRAKNHESLVESQNTEGADAICEENSKTPSTFVERLESRRASNDQSERLKAPSRKLRTNDEQVPLSSKQVEEMRKTDNRRRKEVCEKRRTEEDERYKAIDKRFADIVQTYCDRDEKQAGNYAEDNVSSSSAILTEDSEESDDLCNLYEPSVDELDQVLLSYDKIIESVVRSTKTIDRFLSRPELDEYRAQDTTRGKADGKYTADTVAINSAKIATVETDGAGNLSKQITADLADRFHARAKHSALSKIKKNSTIRSGKFAKRNATIELENWEFDRSAEMQVEERRDRTKSTIEDKRLLTRNKANANEERQLDRIERTKATTCLKSPVSKRNEDGSRRRCIAPKVSDKFTARIFATNSRTKDGTSPPRRRTSNEETTGSSEDNSRNYETTTNGTNEARDIFPRKTRLFRIVNDSSSLTASSIWPQSSSTDTKSANDTKMSQETCRSTTMKDESRDERATILRINALQSKEGEVQRGNFDDTTLRNIVRPAVLKDVAAEEKMEANLMALAVREETRFVEDKIKSMLKVNEIVPLMAKSLLQSLKNDEAGRGNSRSLVSGKSSIYNAVSNDVRMVGATKSDDESEKRDSQVEHARLETNTNEEIIEKDISIKDKSERDHAVLNESIPNTEDRSSLKCNLDVSRNEHSADKIDGDIGLAEDVKISGGIDNTKKDSEKNDENSISKNDANLRIEVSEKENKTSTRTASNIIREPIGSKECHVAETLRNNLLRDIDERMNLHDNEAAVKDINETWLKTNDDEDAKRDDLETWNKRSVSSNDAVGELREEKSVELCSQKNSGKNEQFDNNISQGLSSDSLRDCASLRSSSRNLSKTSSNNTKLSQEANKFEQMETSNAIADKISDINNSHFDSLFEKKNILSDVYDGMDKKFFSSTCLDGNINYSSLLNQRQRLSNGTSTISTIESNKMEISDTSHSEGELYMPSSGSYSLGEVRMLTKIRSDGENTDDFDNNVAIFVTKEMLTSWNESSKSLIQSMGEI, encoded by the exons GAGGAAGCCTGACGTTTTAGAGTACTTGGACCTTTGCACGGATCCACCTCTTCGTTTGCCCGCCTCTTCTTGCCACTCGAGAATGCAGTCACAGTCGGCGTGCGATTGTTATTGCAAAACTCGCGTGCCGATAGCGCgacaaagagaagaaattcAATACGCAAGAAGCGGCATCAGAGGGTCGAGAAGCTCTGTTCGTCGAACAGAAACGGCGAGAAGCGCGAGGAAAGTTACATTAACAGCGGCGAAAGCGGTCAACGATGAACAG CTCGATAGCAAGAGATCCAGCGCAACTGTTTCGGATTCGCCGGTGCTTAGTCCGGAAACAACGGCCATTCTCGAGAACGTAGAAAAGTTGATGAAGGACGCGCAGATCCAAATGAAGGAGATAAGTTTGTCCGCTACGTGCGGTCGCCTTCAAAAATGCACAGACGT ACATCCGGACGAGGCGGCGTTCGACGACGAGAACGATCAACTGTTGTACATCCGTGAACGAGTGGCTTACAAGTTTCAAGAAGCGAACGGCTGGATCGACGAGGGATCCAGCGATCGTCGACCTGGTCGTGAGCAACGCGACGCGATCAAAGCCAAGAGGACGGTCGATCTAACGGCGCCTAAATTTCAAACTTCCGACGATCGTTACGAGGAATTCTCGCGACGAAGGAAGCGGTACGTTCAAAGATTCGGACTTTCCTCTTCGTGTCCCGCGCCCGAGGACGACGAGCGCAGAGACGAACATCGTATTACGCGTCCTCCGCCAGAGGACACGCGGAGAGACGACAAGAGGGCGAACGCGTTCTCGGTGCGGATGGGCCCTTCGGTGAATATCAAGGGAGACCTGGTCACCCAAAGCTTGGCAAGCATTCGCATCTCACCGGATCCGTCGTTCGTGCAAGAAAGTCGCAACGTCGCCACTTACGTGGTTCGTCGTGACTTTCGCGGCAAGGACGGCTCTCcgagaaagagggagaaagtCGTAAGAATAGCGGAGGATGGCGAAAGTAGGACGAAGGGGAAATCGAAGAGGGCGAGTTGGAAAGACCGCGTGGAGAGTGGCGATGGATCGGACGCGGCGCGCGTTCCTGGGAAATCGGAAACAGTTGCGGCAGAGGGATCCTGCGATGGTTTGGCGAAGGACGAAAAATTGGACGATAAACTGGACGATAAACTGGACGAAAAATTGGACGAAAAATTGGGCGATGTGCGCGAAACGACAACGAAGGATCTCGAGAGCGAGGGGAACCTGGAGTCGACGGATCGCGACGACGAGGTCGCGTTGAAGGAAGATTTCAGAGAAACGATCGGGGACAATTCGAACGACGAATCCGAGAGTGAAATTATCGAGGAAGGGACGGACGATTCGGCGATGAAGATATCGGCAAGGGGCAACCAGAAGCAAGTGAGATTCGACGAGCGAGTCTCGCAGAGGAAGGAATCCCCTGGAGAGGAAATAGTCGAGGACGGGAGTCCATCGCGAGCGAAGAATCACGAAAGTCTCGTCGAGTCGCAAAATACGGAAGGAGCGGATGCAATTTGCGAGGAGAATTCGAAAACACCGTCGACGTTCGTCGAACGTTTGGAAAGCCGACGAGCTTCGAACGATCAATCCGAACGACTCAAAGCCCCTTCGAGGAAACTTCGAACAAACGACGAGCAGGTTCCGTTATCGAGCAAGCAGGTGGAAGAAATGCGCAAGACCGATAATAGAAGACGCAAGGAGGTTTGCGAGAAGCGAAGAACGGAGGAGGATGAGCGCTATAAGGCGATAGATAAACGTTTCGCAGACATCGTTCAAACATATTGCGACAGAGACGAGAAACAAGCGGGGAATTACGCGGAGGACAACGTTTCGTCGTCGAGCGCGATCTTAACGGAAGATAGCGAGGAATCGGACGATCTTTGCAATTTGTACGAACCTTCCGTGGACGAGCTGGACCAGGTGTTGCTTTCGTACGATAAGATAATCGAGAGCGTCGTTCGATCGACGAAAACGATAGACAGGTTTCTTTCGCGACCGGAGCTCGACGAATATCGCGCGCAAGATACGACGAGAGGAAAAGCCGACGGGAAATACACCGCTGATACGGTTGCGATAAACAGCGCGAAGATCGCAACGGTGGAAACCGATGGAGCGGGAAATTTATCGAAACAAATTACGGCTGATCTGGCTGATCGGTTTCACGCGCGCGCTAAACACAGCGCGCTAtcgaaaataaagaagaactCGACGATTAGGTCGGGGAAATTTGCAAAGCGGAATGCAACGATTGAATTGGAAAATTGGGAATTCGATCGGAGTGCAGAGATGCAGGTGGAAGAACGTCGAGATCGGACGAAATCGACGATCGAAGATAAACGATTGCTAACGAGGAATAAAGCGAACGCGAACGAAGAACGCCAGCTTGATAggatcgaacgaacgaaagcTACAACGTGTTTAAAGTCGCCCGTATCGAAGAGAAACGAGGATGGTTCGAGGAGAAGGTGTATCGCGCCGAAGGTCTCGGACAAATTTACGGCGCGAATTTTCGCAACGAACTCGAGGACGAAGGATGGAACGTCTCCTCCTCGGAGGAGAACGTCGAACGAAGAAACCACCGGCTCGAGCGAAGATAACAGCAGGAATTACGAAACGACGACAAACGGTACCAACGAGGCGAGAGACATTTTTCCTCGTAAAACGCGTTTATTTCGAATCGTGAACGATAGCTCGAGCTTGACCGCCTCTTCGATCTGGCCGCAGTCTTCGAGCACGGATACGAAGAGCGCGAACGATACGAAGATGTCGCAAGAGACGTGCAGGTCAACGACGATGAAAGACGAGTCTCGCGACGAGAGGGCCACGATTCTCAGGATAAACGCGCTGCAATCGAAGGAAGGAGAGGTCCAGAGAGGTAATTTCGACGACACGACGTTGCGCAATATCGTTCGCCCCGCTGTCTTAAAGGATGTCGCAGCGGAAGAGAAGATGGAGGCAAACTTGATGGCGCTCGCTGTTCGAGAAGAAACACGCTTCgtagaagataaaataaagaGCATGCTGAAGGTAAACGAGATAGTACCTCTGATGGCGAAGAGCTTGTTGCAGAGTTTGAAGAACGACGAGGCCGGTCGTGGAAACTCGCGGTCGCTAGTTTCCGGCAAATCGTCGATATACAACGCGGTTTCGAACGACGTTCGTATGGTCGGAGCGACGAAATCGGATGACGAGTCTGAGAAACGAGATTCGCAAGTGGAACACGCGCGGCTTGAAACCAACACGAACGAAGAAATTATCGAAAAAGATATTTCGATAAAGGATAAATCTGAACGCGACCACGCTGTTCTTAACGAGTCGATTCCTAACACCGAGGACCGATCGTCTTTAAAATGTAACCTTGATGTATCGAGAAACGAACATTCTGCAGATAAAATAGACGGCGATATCGGGTTGGCGGAAGACGTTAAAATAAGCGGTGGAATTGATAATACGAAAAAAGATTCTGAAAAGAATGACGAGAATAGTATCTCGAAGAACGATGCGAATTTGCGGATAGAAGTAAGcgagaaagaaaacaaaacCTCTACGAGAACTGCGTCTAATATTATTCGCGAGCCAATCGGGAGCAAAGAATGCCACGTTGCTGAAACTTTAAGGAATAATCTGCTGCGGGATATCGATGAAAGAATGAATTTACACGACAATGAGGCAGCTGTGAAGGATATTAACGAAACTTGGCTGAAAACGAACGACGACGAAGATGCGAAGCGTGACGACCTTGAAACTTGGAACAAAAGATCGGTATCTTCGAACGATGCGGTTGGTGAATTGAGAGAAGAGAAATCTGTAGAATTATGTTCGCAGAAAAATTCAGGCAAAAACGAACAGtttgataataatatttcgCAGGGTTTATCGTCTGATTCTTTGCGCGATTGCGCGTCTCTTCGATCTTCCTCGAGGAACCTTTCGAAAACTTCATCGAATAATACGAAACTTTCACAGGAGGCGAATAAATTCGAGCAGATGGAAACGAGCAACGCGATTGCTGATAAAATAAGCGATATAAATAACTCGCATTTCGATAGCTTATTCGagaaaaagaacattttatcCGATGTGTATGACGGAATGGACAAAAAGTTCTTCTCTTCTACGTGTCTTGATGGCAATATCAATTATTCAAGTTTACTCAATCAACGACAGAG GCTTTCTAATGGCACGTCTACGATATCAACGATAGAATCGAACAAG ATGGAAATTTCGGATACTTCACACTCCGAAGGGGAACTATACATGCCAAGTTCCGGTTCATATTCTCTCGGAGAAGTTCGAATGTTGACAAAGATTCGATCAGATGGCGAAAACACCGATGATTTCGATAATAACGTCGCGATTTTCGTTACGAAAGAGATGTTGACTTCTTGGAACGAATCTTCAAag TCTCTCATACAGAGCATGggagaaatttaa